The DNA window TTTCCGGTCAGGTCGTCGCCGTCATGGATAAGCCCGGTATGCAGGGCATAGACACTGAACCATCCGCTCATAGTGATCGCTCCATATGTCTGATGACACGGACCGCATCGTGCGTCGCCGCCACGTCGTGGGTCCGCACCATGTCTGCGTCCGGGAGGAGATTCGCCGTCAGTGCGAGGGTGGCCGCGAGGCGCTCCTCCGACGGCCGGCCGATCAGGTCGCCGATGAAGGACTTGCGCGAGATCGCAAGGAGGATCGGGTACCCTGCTGCTTTAAACCTGCCGAAGTTGCGGCAGAGTTCCCAGTCGTCCGCATAGGTCCGTTCCGGTGTCCACCGACCGACCGCGGGGTCGAGGATCAGGCCCTCGATCCCGGCGGCGCGAGCGCGCTCTGTCACCTGACCGAGCGCGGCGAGAGTCGCCTTCGTCCCCTTCGGGTCGCCGGGGAGGCGACCGGTCGCCATGGCCACGACCGGCAGGTCGGAATCGGCCGCGAGGCGTGCGTACGCCGGGTTCGAGAGGCCGCTGATGTCGTTGATCAAATGGATGTCGTGGCGCAGGCAGGCCTCGAGCACCTCGGGGTACATCGTGTCCACCGAGACCGCGATGCCGCTGCCGTCGAGTTCGGAAAGGGCGGTTTCAATCCTTTCGATCTCTTCCGCAACCGTGATCGGCACCGATCCCGGTGCGGTGGACCGCGCACCCACGTCGACGATATCCGCGCCCTCGTCGATCATCGTGAAGGCACGGTCACGGACAGCACTTCCCGGAACATAGGATCCGGAAAAAAAAGATTCGGGGCTACAATTGATGATCCCCATGATGCGGACGGGTGCCCCGCCGCCGACTGTCCTGCCCTTCACAGCACAGGATTGCATGACCTCGCCTGTTCGGCCTTGAAGGTGTTTTCCATGAGGGTTGCAATGGTCATGGGCCCGACGCCGCCCGGCACCGGGGTGATGGCTGAAGCCTTCTCCGCGACAGCATCGAAGTCGACATCGCCGCAGAGTTTTCCGTTCTCGTCATGGTTGATGCCGACGTCGATGACGACCGCTCCCTCTTTCACCATCTCGGCCTTCACGAACCTGGCCCTGCCGATTGCGGAGACCAGGATGTCGGCTCTTTGCACGATTGCGGGGAGGTCCACGGTCTTCGAGTGGCAGATCGTCACCGTAGCGTCGGCGTTGAGGAGCAGGGCGGCCATCGGCCTCCCGACGTCCACGCTCCGCCCGACGACGACGGCGTTCCTGCCGGCGATCGGGATCCCGTACTCGGAGAGCATCGTCATGATGCCCCCAGGTGTGCAGGGCACGAACTGCGGCTGACCGGCGAAGAGTTTCCCGACATTCACCGGGTGGAAGCCGTCGACGTCCTTCTCAGGGAGGACGGCGTTGATCACCTTCTCCGTGTCCACCTGCTGCGGCAGGGGGAGCTGCACCAGGATCCCTGAGATCTCGGGGTCGTTGTTGAGGCGTTCGACCGCCTGGAGGACTTCCTGCGTCGTCGCCGTCTCAGGGAGTTCGATGCGGACCGATCCGATGCCGACCCGTTCGCATGCCCGGTGCTTCATCCGGACATACATCTGCGAGGCCGGGTCGCTGCCCACCAGAACCGTGGCGAGGTGGGGGTAGAGCCCCGACTCCTCGATCTTTTCCTTGAGGAGTTCGAGCCTCTTCTCCGATAGGACCTTGCCGTCGAGAATCATTCGATTACCGCGTAGATGGGGAATTTGCTCGCAAGTGTCTCGACGTCCTTCCTCACCCCTGCGATCTTCTCCTTGTTCTCGATGTCGTTGAGGACGGTGGCGATGAAGTGCCCGATCTGCTTCATCTCTTCTTCTTTCATGCCGCGGGAGGTGACGGCCGGGGTGCCGATCCGCAGACCGCTGGTCACGAAGGGGGAGAGGGTCTCGCGCGGGATTGTGTTCTTGTTCACGGTGATCCCGGCGTCGTGCAGGGCGTTCTCGGCCTGCAGGCCGGTCAGGCCCTTGTCAGAGAGGTCGAGGAGCATGAGGTGATTGTCGGTGCCGCCGGAGACAAGGCGCAGCCCTTCGGAGTCGAGGGTAGCGGCGAGGGTCTTTGCGTTCTTGACGACCTGTTTGCAGTAGTCCGTGTACGAGGGGGTGAGCGCTTCTTTGAAGCAGACCGCCTTGGCGGCGATGATGTGCATCAGGGGGCCGCCCTGCAGGCCGGGGAAGACTGCCTTGTCGATGGCCTGTGCGTCTTCTTTGCGGCACATGATCGCGCCGCCGCGGGGGCCGCGGAGGGTCTTGTGAGTGGTCGTCGTGGTGAAGGGGAGGACGTCCAGCGGGGAGTTGTGGAGGCCGGTGGCGACAAGGCCCGCGATGTGGGCGATGTCGGCCATACAGGAGGCCCCGACGTCCTCGGCGATCTCGCCGAAGGCCTTGAAGTCGATCTCGCGCGGGTAAGCCGAGGCGCCGCAGACGATCATCTGCGGCTTCTCTTTCCGTGCCATGTCGGCCAGGGCCGCGTAGTCGATGACCTCGGTCTCATGATCCACGCCGTACTGGACGACATTGTACATCTTGCCGGAGAAGCTCACCGGCGAACCGTGGGAAAGGTGGCCGCCCTCGGAGAGCTTCATGGACATGATCTTGTCGCCGTACTTGATGGTGGCGAAGTAGACGGCCATGTTGGCGCCTGAGCCCGAGTGGGGCTGGACGTTCGCATGCTCCGCGCCGAAGAGCTGGCAAAGACGGTCCCGTGCGAGGTTCTCGATCATGTCGTAGTATTCGCAGCCGCCGTAATACCGCTTCCCCGGGTATCCTTCGGCATACTTGTTGGTCAGGATCGAGCCTGCGGCTTCGATGACGGCCTTCGATACGACATTTTCCGATGCGATAAGTTCAAGGCCGTTTGTCTGCCTGAGGCGCTCTTTTTCGATAATTTCCGTGAGTTCTGGATCAGTACTGGCAAGACTAGACATGTACAAAAACATCGCCGTGATCAGTATTATGTCTTCGGCCGTTGCCAGTGCAGAATGCCGCCATGTCCCGGGGATTGTTCTCCCGGCCGGCAGGATCCCGGTTATTTCTCGTTCATCCTCTTTCCCCCGCGGGGTCAGACTCCCCTGTCTCGCCCTCTCTGTCAGGGGGTCCGGGCGTCAGTCTGGTATTCTGTCCTTTATTATTCTGTCCCCGGATCGGCGGAGAATAAGAGCACAATCATTATAGGTCAATAGCATCATCTTAATCTTGAGGGACGATATGCTCAATAAAGATGCCAAAGTGAAATTCCTTGAGCATCAACTTGAAGAGAGGGAGAGGGAGATTGTGTCGATGCGGGACTCGGAGAAGACTTTTGCGTCGCCGGAAGACGAGCGGATCTACCGGCTTGAACAGCGGTTGAAGGAGATGGAGGCCCTTGTCAAGGGACTGACCGATGAGGTGCTCGACCTCAAGACGGTGACGATGCGGCTCAACCGCGCCTTTGAGGCGAAGGCAGAGGTTGAACGGGCGGAACGTATGAAGCCGAAGGTCTTTATCGAAGAGGTGCCCGAAATGAAGGAAGACGTCGTCCGCAGGCCTGCCCCCGCCCCGCAGAAGGTTGTCCTCCCCGCCCCCGCCCCCGAGGAGGACGAGAGCGGCATGGACCTCATCATGCAGACCGATGGGACACTCAAGAAGGAACGGCGAAAACATTCCGATTACATCGTTGCCCCCACGAACCAGGCCCCTGCCTGTCTCACCTCTGAGCGGCGGTCCGGCTCTCGCAGGAATACGGAGAGACGGTCCGGCGCCATCATCTTTGCAGAGGAAGAGGACGACACGAGTATCAGGAAATAAGGGGCTGCCTGGTGTACATCACCGGAATTGAGATCGACAATTTCAAGTCTTTTGCAAAAAAGACCTCTATTCCGTTTTTAGAGGGTTTCACCGTCGTGTCTGGCCCGAACGGGTCGGGAAAGAGCAATATCATCGACAGCCTGCTCTTTGCCCTCGCCCTCGCGAGCGCTCGCGGTCTCCGGGCCGAGAAACTGACAGATCTCATCAACCTCAACTCAGGCAAAAATACCGCCGAGGTGGCGATCACCTTTTCTGATGGCACCGAGATCAGGCGGCGGATCAAGAGGACGGCCTCCAACTATTATTCCTATAATTACCTCAATGGCAGGCTCGTCAAACAGAACGATATCATTGAGGTCCTCGCAAAGATCGGGATCCGGCCCGAGGGCTACAATGTGGTGATGCAGGGCGACATCACCAGGATCATGGAGATGAGCGACGGCGATCGGCGTCGGATCATCGACGAGATCGCCGGCGTCTCTGAGTTCGAAGGGAAGAAGGCCAGAGCCCTCGACGAACTCGAAGTGGTGCGCGAACGGATCGAGCGCGAGGAGGTGGTGCTCTTCGAGCTCAATGCCCGCCTGGAGGAGTTGAAGCAGGAGCGGGAACAGGCGCTGGCGTATCAGCACTGGAAGGAGCGTCTTGAGCATTTCCAGCGCTGCCGGGCTGTAGCACGCGTGCGCGAGATGCGTGCCGAGCACGCCTCCCTCTCCACCCAGATCGCGGACCAGAACCTCGCCCTTGAGCGCGCCCTTGCCGACCTCGGGATCGAGGAGAACGACCTGGCGTACCTGAGGGGCGACCTTGCCGATGCCGATGCCGAGATTAACGAGAAGAGCGGCACCGAATATCTCAAACTGATCGCTGCTCTTGAAGAGGCGAAAGGACGGATCAAGGTTGCAGAAGGGGCGATCGCCCGCCTGAAAAAGGAGAAGGACGAGAACCTGGAGGGTATCAACCGGGCCTTCCTCGATGAGAAGCGTGCTTCCGAACGGGTGACGGCCTGCACCGAGCAGGTCAGGGCTCTCTCCATCGACAGGGCGAACCTTGCGATGGAGTGCGCCGCCGCGAAGGCGAAGACCGAGAACCTCGAAGCTGAGATCTCGCAGGGCGGGAAGGAGGCCGAGGGCCTGAAGCAGCAACTCTTCTCTCTGATGGAGGCGGCCGGCGCGAAGAAGACCCGGCGGTCCGAACTCCTGCACGAACAGGACCTGCTGATCGAGAAGAGCAGGATGCGGACCTCGGAGATCGAGCGGCTGGAGGCGCGCCTTGCCGAGGCGCGGGAGGGTTACGGCACCCTGGAGGCCGGGATAGGGGAGGCAAGAAAGGCAACTGAGGTGGCTGCGGCGGAGAAGGCGGCCCTTGACCGGAGGCTTTCCGAGACGGAGAGCACCCTCTTTGCCCGGCGTTCGTCCCTCGAACGTCTCAGAAGGGAGATACAGACGGACGAACGGGATATGATGCGGCTGGAAGCGCAGCAGCAGTCGAGGGACGGGGCCGGCGGCCCCGCCCTTGAGGCGGTGCTTGCGATGGACGGCATCTATGGTACGGTCGCCCAGCTCGGCCGTGCCCCTCCCGAGTACGCCACCGCTCTCGATGTGGCAGCCGGGGGTAAGCTCCGCTATGTCGTTGCCGGGGACGACACAATTGCCGCGGGTGCAATCCAGTACCTCAAGGAAGGGAGGCTTGGCAGGCTCACCTTCCTCCCCCTCAATAAGATGAAGCCGCGGGAGTACTCGCCTGTGCGCGATCCCGGCGTGATCGACTATGCGGTCAATCTGCTTTCCTTCGACCGCCGGTATGACCTTGCCTTCCAGCAGGTCTTTGGCTCGACTGTGGTGGTGGACACCCTGGAGAATGCGCGCCGCCTCCTCGGGAAGTACAGGATGGTCACTCTCGAAGGTGAACTCCTGGAGAAGTCCGGGGCGATGACCGGCGGTTTCCTGAAGAAGAAGCAGGGGGGAGGTTTCGGCGCGGCTGTCGAAGACGAGATCGCGAAGGTCTCCCATGCTCTTGCCGGAAAGCAGGAGGAGGCGGTGGGGTTCGAACGGTCCATCTCCCGCCTCACCGCGGAGGTGGACGAGGGTCGGCAGAAGCGTGCCGGGATCGAGCAGGGCCTCGCGCGCTATGGCCTTGTCATCGAGGAGTACGGCCGGCGTCTGGCGTCTCAGAAGGCTGAGGAGGAGAGGGTCGGCAGGGATCTTGCTGCCCTGAAGGGCGAGGTGGAAGAGAGCGCCGCCGCCCTTGCGGCTGTCGAGACCGAGCTTGACGGAGTTGGAGACGCCCTTGCGGCACTGAATGGACGGATCGACGAACTGAAGAAGAAACTGGATGACACCGAGATCCCGCGCCTTACCGAGGAACTGGAACGGGCGCGGCGGGAGTATGAGGGTGTCGAGCGGAGGCTGCGGAACAAGGAGGCCGACATCACCGATGCCCAGCGCGAAAGGCAGTACTTCGAGAAGAGGGTGCAGGAACTCTCTGCCGAGCGCGATCGTCTGACAGGGAAGAACCGCGGGATCGACGGCGAGGTCGCCGCGGCCGGAGAGGAGATCACGTCGGCGCGTAATGAGATCGCAGACCTTGAGGGGCGGCAGCAGTCCTTCTCCGCCGAGATTACTGCTCTGCGCACAAAACGCGATGAGATCGCCGCAAAGATCGCCGCCGCCGAGAAGCGGTGCGCCGGGTTGAACGCGCAGGCCGACCGCATCCGTCTCCTGGTCATGACGCTCACTGAGAAGGCCGATGCGCTTATAGTCGAGATCGAGTCCCTGCAGGTGGACGGGGGGGAGGAGACTGACCTCTCCCTGGCCGAGATCGAGGGGGGGATTACGGAGGCCGATCGATC is part of the Methanofollis sp. genome and encodes:
- the folD gene encoding bifunctional methylenetetrahydrofolate dehydrogenase/methenyltetrahydrofolate cyclohydrolase FolD translates to MILDGKVLSEKRLELLKEKIEESGLYPHLATVLVGSDPASQMYVRMKHRACERVGIGSVRIELPETATTQEVLQAVERLNNDPEISGILVQLPLPQQVDTEKVINAVLPEKDVDGFHPVNVGKLFAGQPQFVPCTPGGIMTMLSEYGIPIAGRNAVVVGRSVDVGRPMAALLLNADATVTICHSKTVDLPAIVQRADILVSAIGRARFVKAEMVKEGAVVIDVGINHDENGKLCGDVDFDAVAEKASAITPVPGGVGPMTIATLMENTFKAEQARSCNPVL
- the smc gene encoding chromosome segregation protein SMC, whose protein sequence is MYITGIEIDNFKSFAKKTSIPFLEGFTVVSGPNGSGKSNIIDSLLFALALASARGLRAEKLTDLINLNSGKNTAEVAITFSDGTEIRRRIKRTASNYYSYNYLNGRLVKQNDIIEVLAKIGIRPEGYNVVMQGDITRIMEMSDGDRRRIIDEIAGVSEFEGKKARALDELEVVRERIEREEVVLFELNARLEELKQEREQALAYQHWKERLEHFQRCRAVARVREMRAEHASLSTQIADQNLALERALADLGIEENDLAYLRGDLADADAEINEKSGTEYLKLIAALEEAKGRIKVAEGAIARLKKEKDENLEGINRAFLDEKRASERVTACTEQVRALSIDRANLAMECAAAKAKTENLEAEISQGGKEAEGLKQQLFSLMEAAGAKKTRRSELLHEQDLLIEKSRMRTSEIERLEARLAEAREGYGTLEAGIGEARKATEVAAAEKAALDRRLSETESTLFARRSSLERLRREIQTDERDMMRLEAQQQSRDGAGGPALEAVLAMDGIYGTVAQLGRAPPEYATALDVAAGGKLRYVVAGDDTIAAGAIQYLKEGRLGRLTFLPLNKMKPREYSPVRDPGVIDYAVNLLSFDRRYDLAFQQVFGSTVVVDTLENARRLLGKYRMVTLEGELLEKSGAMTGGFLKKKQGGGFGAAVEDEIAKVSHALAGKQEEAVGFERSISRLTAEVDEGRQKRAGIEQGLARYGLVIEEYGRRLASQKAEEERVGRDLAALKGEVEESAAALAAVETELDGVGDALAALNGRIDELKKKLDDTEIPRLTEELERARREYEGVERRLRNKEADITDAQRERQYFEKRVQELSAERDRLTGKNRGIDGEVAAAGEEITSARNEIADLEGRQQSFSAEITALRTKRDEIAAKIAAAEKRCAGLNAQADRIRLLVMTLTEKADALIVEIESLQVDGGEETDLSLAEIEGGITEADRSLRALGAVNMLAIEEYGKVAERIEDRTRKKEVLSAERTSIIERIEHFDKMKYDSFMTAFRAIDANFREVFARLTAGSGHLALDNEEDPFAGGLTFAVQPRGKKVQLLSALSGGEKSLTTLAFLFSIQKYLPAPFYAFDEVDMFLDGSNVEQVAAMIRELSRNAQFITVSLRKPMIECADRIMGVTIRQDKSTLVTGVENHA
- the glyA gene encoding serine hydroxymethyltransferase gives rise to the protein MSSLASTDPELTEIIEKERLRQTNGLELIASENVVSKAVIEAAGSILTNKYAEGYPGKRYYGGCEYYDMIENLARDRLCQLFGAEHANVQPHSGSGANMAVYFATIKYGDKIMSMKLSEGGHLSHGSPVSFSGKMYNVVQYGVDHETEVIDYAALADMARKEKPQMIVCGASAYPREIDFKAFGEIAEDVGASCMADIAHIAGLVATGLHNSPLDVLPFTTTTTHKTLRGPRGGAIMCRKEDAQAIDKAVFPGLQGGPLMHIIAAKAVCFKEALTPSYTDYCKQVVKNAKTLAATLDSEGLRLVSGGTDNHLMLLDLSDKGLTGLQAENALHDAGITVNKNTIPRETLSPFVTSGLRIGTPAVTSRGMKEEEMKQIGHFIATVLNDIENKEKIAGVRKDVETLASKFPIYAVIE
- the folP gene encoding dihydropteroate synthase → MQSCAVKGRTVGGGAPVRIMGIINCSPESFFSGSYVPGSAVRDRAFTMIDEGADIVDVGARSTAPGSVPITVAEEIERIETALSELDGSGIAVSVDTMYPEVLEACLRHDIHLINDISGLSNPAYARLAADSDLPVVAMATGRLPGDPKGTKATLAALGQVTERARAAGIEGLILDPAVGRWTPERTYADDWELCRNFGRFKAAGYPILLAISRKSFIGDLIGRPSEERLAATLALTANLLPDADMVRTHDVAATHDAVRVIRHMERSL